One segment of Rhipicephalus sanguineus isolate Rsan-2018 chromosome 6, BIME_Rsan_1.4, whole genome shotgun sequence DNA contains the following:
- the LOC119397437 gene encoding uncharacterized protein LOC119397437 encodes MVHAPLPPARASSKDAAGSEQSVSKPPSSGASLPASGNAEEHNGHFGIEGGRGIETRSYDTAAKKQAEVDDCAPKAGRAKREAAAAAGRSNEASAAKRPRGRPHKGVSVEPPAPKPIATTAARKLRKVEDQLILHVKVLQPASQSQLKPREANAVERYELFGVEGRRRIDTRSSDTVSKEQAEASYGAPKAVGAKRQAAAAADNAAGPSNEAPAAKRPRGRPPKGASAEAHRNHDGSEVAEGRGCSAAHT; translated from the exons CCATCCTCTGGGGCCTCCTTGCCGGCGAGCGGCAACGCTGAAGAGCACAACGGGCACTTCGGGATCGAGGGCGGACGCGGGATCGAGACCAGGAGCTACGACACCGCGGCGAAGAAGCAGGCGGAGGTCGACGACTGCGCGCCAAAGGCCGGGCGAGCGAAGCGCgaggctgctgctgccgctggcCGTTCCAACGAGGCTTCGGCTGCCAAGCGGCCACGCGGTCGACCACACAAGGGCGTGTCGGTGGAGCCGCCAGCGCCGAAGCCCATCGCGACCACGGCGGCTCGTAAGTTGCGGAAGGTAGAGGATCAGCTCATCCTACACGTGAAAGTCCTTCAACCAGCAAGTCAGTCGCAGCTAAAGCCCCGAGA GGCCAACGCGGTGGAGCGCTACGAGCTCTTCGGAGTCGAGGGCAGGCGCCGGATCGACACCCGAAGCTCCGACACCGTGTCGAAGGAACAGGCGGAGGCCAGCTACGGTGCACCAAAGGCCGTGGGAGCGAAGcgccaggctgctgctgctgctgacaatgCCGCTGGCCCTTCCAACGAGGCTCCGGCTGCCAAGCGGCCGCGCGGTCGACCACCCAAGGGCGCTAGCGCCGAAGCCCATCGCAACCACGACGGCTCGGAAGTTGCGGAAGGTAGAGGATGCAGCGCAGCCCACACGTGA